From the genome of Bos mutus isolate GX-2022 chromosome 2, NWIPB_WYAK_1.1, whole genome shotgun sequence:
AGGTACAATGAGGGTGAGCTGGAGGGCCCCTCCAGCAGGGACACATCTGCTTTGCACAGGCTCCAGAAGAAGTCAGCTTCTCGGTGAATCAAATCTTGGTAGGGCCCAGGCTGTCTGGCCTTGGAGTCTGCACTTTTCACTGATGGCCCGTCCACCTCCAGGAAGCTGCTGTCCTCCAGCTGGCCCTCTGATTTCACATAGCTCTGAATAAAAAAGAGCTTTGGCTTCCCTGAGAGAGAGGGGCACGTGTCTGCCATGAACATTCTTCTGATATGATCCAAAGGGACCCCAGAGTGAGTCTGATCCACGCCAAACACGCTCTGGGAGCCCCCTCGGCTCACCAGGATACACGCAAAGCTGTCAGAGTCTTGGTGCTGGGGCATCTGGGCAACTTGGCGTAGAATGTTGGTTATATCTTTCACAGTGAGATATAAGAAATGCTTGACTTCATAGCCCAGGGAAGTGAAGGTGTCCCGAAGAATGtctggaaaaagaaagatgaaaaacacAGGAGTAAGGAAAGCTCAAGAGACACTGGATCACAATTCTAAACATGGTCTCATCTCCACTActtgtctgtttctgctttttgtgtCATAGTTTGAGGCTTtacgctggtggctcagacggtaaagaatctatctgcagtgaaggttctattcctgggttgggaagatctcctggagaagcaaatagctacccactccagtattcctgcctggagaatttcagggacaaaggagcctggagggctacagtccatggagttgcaaagagttggacacgattgagcaactaacattttcttttctgaggCTTTAAAGGTCCTGAGCAGAGAaggtagtggcaccccactccagtactcttgcctggaaaatcccatggatggaggagcctggtaggctgcagtccatggggtcgctaggagtcggacacgactgagcgacttcactttcacttttcactttcatgcactggagaaggaaatggcaacccactccagtgttcttgcatggagaatcccagggacgggggagcctggtaggctgccgtctatggggtcgcacagagttggacacaactgaagtgacttagcagcagtagtagcagcaagAATGTAGTTAAGCTATTCACTGTTGTCCTTCTGCCAGACCAGGAGGTAAGGGCAAAAAACCCAatgaattatatgtatatatgtgtgcgtgtgtgtgtgtacaaaacgCCATAATGAAGAGATATAAAGAAGATGCCAATCTCTTTAAAATCCTATGACAAGCAACCTCACTTGTCTACATAGGGTCCCGGAGTGGTAGACAAGGCGCAGCAGCACCTCTCGCTAGGCAAGGTTTCTGAGGGTGTAGGCAAGGCTTCGGTGCCCAGTTCTGTGCTCAGGTGGGGCTGTACCATGAGAGAACCTGGACAGGGACCCCAGTGCTATCCCCTCTGCTTTATTCCAAACTCTCCCTTTCAGGAGTCACTCTCCAATCATGGAGCATTCTCTCCTCTAGGGGGCAGAAGCAAACAGAGAAACACCAGACTCAAAGCTCTTTTGTTTACTTGTTAGTCTCCTCAAAAGCCTCTTTTCACTGATAGATTGACTCCATTATCAAAGCCCTTGAAAGAAAGCCACTTCCTCCCTTTCCATCCTTGTATGCAGGGGCTGAACAGAACCCATGCTATCCTGCACCTTACTTAATTTCTTGCTTTGATCTGGGCTGCCTGCAGGCTCTGGCTGGGCTGTCGCAAGGCAGTCAGCAGGCCACTGCATGAAACTGGGTAAAAGAGGAAGCCTTGGAATCACAAGGTCTAAGTTTCAGTCCTGACTCTTCCACCCACATACGGGTCTAAACCTTGTCTGGTCCTGAGAGAAGGCTAACTTACACTAACAGAAGAACTAAGAAGGAGATGGGAATCTGCGGTctagaagaagagaaggaaaaagaataaagctggaagTGGATCCAAAAGCCATACAGGTCCTCAAGGCCAAGCATAAGGCCAATCAGAACACCAGACCTGGATGGGCCTCAGACAAAGACAGAGGATCCCTTAAAATATTCAGGCAACACTCACCCAATGGACACACTCTGAAGAGATCCCAGCTGGCATTTCCCATTAATAACACACCTTTTTCTCTATCAGATGATGAGGACTgaggctgctactgctaagtcacttcagtcgtgtccgactctgtgcgaccctatagacggcagcccaccaggctccccatccctgggattctccaggcaagaacactggagtgggttgccatttccttctccaatgcacagaagtgaaaagtgaaagtgaagtcgctcagtcgtgtccgactcttagcgaccccatggactgcagcctaccaggctcctccgtccatgggattttccaggcaagagtactggagtgggttgccattgccttctccgggaggaCTGAGGCTAGCTGTTGTGTTTTCTTGACCCAGCAAGAACATGGATATAAGCCAGTGTATACAGGATGAAGTTCATGATAGTGTGGCTTTGAAGAAATGACATCTGTAacttactcatctataaaatggatcaGTGACTAAACCATGTCCTCCAGAGGGTGGCTGTAAGGATTCACTGACATTTCTGTCAAGATGCTTTGCAAACTGTGAGTGCTTATTCAAATGTAAGATAttagtttggggacttcccttgtggtcctgaggttaagaattcacttgccaatacaggggacatgggttcgatccctggtccaggaagatcccacatgccatggggcaggtaaccccacgtgctgcaactaccaaaccctgtgtgcctagagcctgtgctccgcaacaagagaagccactgcagcgggAAGCCAGCACTCCACAACagggcagcccctgctcaccacaatcagagaaagcccgtgtgcagcaacaaggacccagtacagtcaaaaataaatataaagtaagtaaataaaaaaatttttaagatattagttttaaagaatataaaggCAGCCACTTCACCACAAATCatagagcctgcctgcaatgcctcTCTTGCATGAAATCTACTTCCTTAGAAACcagtgtgccaagtcacttcagtcgtgtctgactctgtgcaactccatggacagaggaacctggcaggctacagcccatagggttgcacaagcaagaatactggagtgggttgctatttccttctccaggagatcttcccaactcagggatcaaacccatgtttcttatgtctcctgcattggcaggcaggttcttttaacactagtgccacctgggaagccccttagggTGAAAGCTAACTAAAAGGGACTCAGTAGCCAGATTCAGATTCTGCACCCCCATGCATCAACAgtaacttccctgtccttctttgCAACTAGAGGAAGAAAAATGTGGGTGTTgagtttggaaaataaaacttcaaCCGACTGTAGAAGTCCCACTTCTCCTACTCATCTTGGAAACTCCACACCTGACCCAGCCCTAGCTCTGTAAAATTCAGCTGTTCCTTTATTAACTTCCTGAAAGGGGTTTCTTCTGGCCTGACAGTACAGGGCTATTAGGGAAAAGCTAGAATCAGCACTGCCCACCAGTTTGGGGACTACTGAGATGAAATCCAAAAAATCAAATATAGTAAAATGTCATGACTCCATTCAGTTAGAATGTGTTTTGACTGAAATGAGCTCACATTTATCTTAATACTACCTACAAACTGGGattcattaaataaatgtatagaaTATAAAAGAAAGGGTGGCTGCTTCACCAGTCTATTTACAATCACTTACTGAGTAACTTTAATAAACCAAGCTCAAGTTATTACAAAGCAGATGAATGCAACACAAGTGTGCATCATATTCTTAGTGGAAAGGGGAGTTTTGAGGTCAAACATGAAGGACAAATGCAAGATTGACAAGACTTAACTAGGTTTCTTTACTCAGAAGTAAAGACTGCTCAGAAGCTTTAAGGCCAACATGCATCGCAAAGCTCCTAAAGGGGAACAAATTATTCTCATCTATTAAAACTCGCTTGACCTCAAAACTCATGCTTTACAAAGTTCCTCTTCCTGTGTTAGAGAAACACTATGGTTACAGGATACAGATGAAGTAAACCATGTAGTTCCTATTCTTCAAGAAGCCCACACCCTTGTTGGAGAAGCAAAGAatatcagtcatttcagttgctcagttgtgatcaactctttgcaactccatggactgcagcacgtcaggcttccctgtccatcaccaactcctggagcttgctcaaactcatgtccatcgagtcagtgatgccatccatctcatcatCTAtcgtcccctttctcctcctgctttcaatctttcccagcatcaagggtcgcatcaggtagccaaagtattggactttcagctttagcatcagtccttccaaagaatattcaggactgatttcctttaggatggactggttggatgtccttgcagtccaagggactctcaagagtcttctccaacaccaaagttcaaaagcatcaatatttcagcactcagctttatttatagtctaactttcacatccatacaagactactggaaaaaccatagccttggctagacggacatttgtcggcaaagtaacgtctctgctttttaatatgctatctaggttggtcattgcttttcttccaaggaacaagtgtcttttaatttcatggctgcagtcaccatctgcagtgatgctggagcccaagaaaataaagtctgtcactgtctccactgtttccccatctatttgccatgaagtgatgggaccagataccatgatcttagttttctgaacgttgagttttaagtcagctttttcactctcctctttcattttcatcaagaggctctttagttcccctttagtatctgccataagggtggtgtcatctgcatatctgaggttattgatatttttcctggcaatcttgattccagtttgtgcttcatccagcctggcatttctcatgatgtactctgcatataagttaaataagcagggtgacaatatacagccttgaggtacacctttcccaatttggaaccagtctgttgttctatgtccagttctaactgttgcttcctgacctgcatacagatttctcaggaggcaggtcaggtggtctgctattcccatctctttaagaattttccacagtttgttgtgatccacacagtcaaaagttttggcatagtcaataaagcagaaatagatatttttctagaattctcttgctttttctataattgccaaaggatgttggcaatttgatctctggtttctctgccttttctaaatccagcttgaacatctggaaattcttggttcacatactgttgaagcctggcttggagaattttgagcattactttgctagcatgtgagatgagtgcaattgtgtggtagtttgaacattgcttggcatttcctttctttgggattggaatgaatattgaccttttccagtcctgtggccactgctgagttttccaaatttgctggtatatttgagtgcagcactttcacagcatcatctttcaggatttgaaagagctcaactggaattccatcacctccactagctttgttcatagtgatgtttcctaaggcccacttgacttcacattccaggatatctggctctaggtgagtgatcacaccattgtgattatctgggtcatgaagatcttttttgtatagttattctatgtattcttgccatctcttcttaatatcttctgcttctgttaggtccataccatttctgtcctttattgtgcccatctttgcatgaaatgttcccttggtatctctaattttcttgaagagatctctagtctttcccattctattgttttcctctatttctttgcagtgatcactgaggaaggttttcctatctctccttgctattcgttggagctctgcattcaaatggatgtatctttccttttcttctttgcctttggcgtttcttcttttctcagctatttgtaaggtctcctcagacaatcttttgcctttttgcatttctttttctttgggatggtcttgattcctgtctcctgtacaatgtcatgaacctctgtccatagttcttcaggcactctatcagatctaaccccttgaatctatttgtcacttccactgtataatcataaggggtttgatttaggtcatacctgaatggtctagtggttttccctactttcttcaacttaagtctgaatttggcaataaggagttcatgacctgagccacagtcagctcccagtcttgtttttgctgactgtataaagcttctccatctttggctgcaaagaatataaccaatctgatttcgttgttgaccatctggtgatgtccatgtgtagagtcttctcttgtgttgttggaagagggtgtttgctatgaccagtgggttttcttggcaaaactctgttggcctttgTCCTACTTCATTTGGGCCAGGTGTGGGCACCAAGGTGGCACAGAGCGGGTGGCATGGAGGTGCTGGGTTCAGCAGGAGCAGGCCAGGGACAAACCCCTGATgctccctggtggtacagtggttaggattcaCTGCAGCCTAGGTTTGATTCCCGGTCAAGGAAGCCTTTCTTCTTCTCCCCCTGCCACCTACTGATCTCCCTGGCACAACCCTACCACCCTTTTAGCTCACGCTTGCTCCGCCAGCCTCAGCACTGTGACAGCAGCCCCCTGGGGCCCTGCAGCTCTAGCCCAAGCATGATCAGGCCACCTCCACTGTCCCCAGGACACACCTTTTGGCCACAGTGGCAACCTTGCCCACTCCAAGCTGTCTACCACCAGCTTCTTCCGTCTTGGATGCCCTCGCCACTGCTTGGCCTCTCAGCAGCACTgcttccaccatgacccacctgggGCCTCCCAgtgcctgccctcctccctgctGAGGGGCTGTGGCTGGTGCCCCTCGTGGCTGCAGTGATGCTCCTGGGCTTGTGCTAGGGCTCCTGCTGTTGGTGGTGGTAAGGAGGTGGGGTTGGATAGGGTGGGGTTAGGGGTGGGCTGGTGTGGGCTGGGGTGGTCGCCGTGGGTGTGAGCAGCTGCACGATGGTGGCCacagcaggaggtgcaggaggggTATCTACATCTACGAGTGGGGCCAGTGGCCACGAGCACACCTTCCTTACCACGTGCCTCATGCCAGCAACTGCTATGGGAGGCTTAGACATTGTGCCAGGTCCTGGGCTGGCTGTGACTCTCGTGCACTGGTGGTGGCTCCAAGAGGGTCCTGGTCTTAAGTGGGCTCTGGGAGGCAGACCAAGGCACCCAGGAGGCATAGGAGTGAAGATGAATGTGGACCTGTGCTGGTAGTTACACCACAgcgcagtggaagtgagagagcACGCAGATACCAGTGGGGCCAGCAGGGAAAACCTTGCCAACCAGATGGGAGGCTGTAGGTATGCTCTAGGCAGAGATGCCTGCCAGGGTGGACTACCCAACCAACACGGTATTCCACCTGCCTGACCACGGCTCTCAGTCCTATGACAGTGATGCAAGATTTACCCAGAAGacctccctccccaactcctAATCAAAGGTGGGCacgtgggcacacacacacacacacacacagctccctGTTCTACACACACCTCACCTAGTTATGACATCCAACAGTTTCCCATTCCCTCCAAACTATCTATCCAGGATACactccatcccctctccccaaCCTGTCATCAACTTCCCTTAGGAATTCTCCCCAGGGGTAATCGCACACCACAGTCTCCTTTTAGCCCAATCTTGGGCTCCTCTATCACCAAAGGGTTTCATGTCTGTTTACAGACTGTTTTCTTCGGAGGTGAAGTGGACGGCCAGTGAAGTGCACCAACATGGGGTAACGGCGGAATCCCCTGCGGAAAAGGAGCCCCCATGGGCCAAAGGGTGCTTGCCATTGCCGCAGGAGGTTTCCTCGACAGCTCTGCCGGGGCCTTGGGCATCAGTGTGGATCGCGGACAGTGTGGGACGAAGGTGCTTGCGGCCGTGGTTGGTGGCCACCCCACGTGTGTCAGGGCATGGAGCAGAATGATCACATAGGAGAGGGGGCGGCAGTGAGCCGGGTGCTGGGAGGCTGGACTCAGAGTGCTCGGATGTGTATAAATGTGCATAAAACAATGACTGACATGTCACATAGAGCAGCAGGAGTTTAGGTAAAATAAGAGATCAGAGTAGGGAAAGTCAGTGTGGTCCGAGACACCTGAAGAGGAAATTATGGGAAAGATGTAATTCAGCTGTggctcccccccaaaaaacagcAGGGCAAAGGACAGGCCTCCAAGTGGAAGGAAAATGGTGAATAAAGACAGAAGAGTGAGAAAGGAAGTGGGGAGTGAAGGGGGGTAGGGCTTGCATAAACCTGACTTTCCATTTGTTCAGATACACCGATCAGGGGTTTTACTGGACAATCCATTTACTGGACACACAAAATTATAAGCTACTTTACAAACGTTTTTTTTAAGCTACAAATGATGACTAGTAATTCCTTCAGGATTAGCTTTTCTTAGGAgaaaacaatattaataataaacatgTCAAGTGCATGTCAAGAGAGGCTTCTGTGGTTCCTTAGGCAGCCTTAAAGTCCTCTGCTTTTCCACATACCCACCACACCTTTTCCACGATCCCAAAACTCCAGAAGCTCTGAAGAACTTAAGTTCTTTTCCCTAACTTGTTTTGTAACAAAATCTTTCCTGAACTAATGAAAAGCTATTTATAGCCTTTATTCCACTTAGcacaaatattcatttcttttgctGTAGAAATAATCACAGATTATGGGGCACTACCCTAGACCCCACTGGAATGTTCTATAAATTGCAGTATATGTACCATATCATCATtctgaacttttaaattttgaaatacaaGGGTCTCCAATAAGGGCTTGTGGTCCTAAAATTCTTCTTTATATCCTAGATTTGTGCTGTCTGTGAAAAAAGGGTTTGCTATGTAGCACtgatttaaagggcttcccaggtaactcagtggtaaggaacctgcctaccaattcaggagacgcaggttcgatctctgggtctggaagatcccttggagaagggaatggcaacccactccagaattcttgcctggagaattccatggacaaagaagcctggagggctgcagatcaggggttcacaaagagttggacatggctgagggcacacgtgcacacacacacacattgatttAAAGGGAAATTTCATTAGTGATTCTAGGTTTCCAACTGAATGGTTGCTTAAGTCTCAGAGGATAAGAATGctcagaaagggcttccctggtggctcagtggtaaagaacctgcctgccaatgcaggagacacaggatcgatccctgatctggaaagatcccacgtgccgcagagcaagtaagcccatgtgctacaactattaagcctgtgctctagacctaggagctgcaactactgaagcccacatgccctagagcccatgctcctcacgaagagaagccactgccataaGAAggccgtgcactgcaactagagtgtagcctctgctcactgcaactagagaaaagcctgcccaggaacaaagacccagcacagccacactaAAAAAGAATGCCCAGGAAAAAAAAGCATACACCACAGACTTCCTGGTTCCATACACTCTCCCCCTGCCCAATTCCCAGGGAAGGATCTTTAATAGTCTGCTAATGCCATGGGAGTTAAGAGGGCGAGGCTTCTCTTCCTTGGCACTCAAGCTGGCAGGCAACAGTGGCTGCTCTAAGGGAATGTAGCCTCCATCACCATCTCAGGTGTCAGACTTCCACATGTTTTCAAAGCTCAGCAGCAGAGGCCACCATG
Proteins encoded in this window:
- the CFLAR gene encoding CASP8 and FADD-like apoptosis regulator isoform X4, which translates into the protein MCALHRTCHLGRERLQNGRSKEQRLMMGPPDIQREPVKRPIQESGAFLPQHIVEERYKMQSKPLGICLIIDCIGNDTDILRDTFTSLGYEVKHFLYLTVKDITNILRQVAQMPQHQDSDSFACILVSRGGSQSVFGVDQTHSGVPLDHIRRMFMADTCPSLSGKPKLFFIQSYVKSEGQLEDSSFLEVDGPSVKSADSKARQPGPYQDLIHREADFFWSLCKADVSLLEGPSSSPSLYLKCLSQKLWKERKHSLLELHTELNRLVYDWNSKVSAKERYYVWLQHTLRKNLFLSHK